The Vespula pensylvanica isolate Volc-1 chromosome 5, ASM1446617v1, whole genome shotgun sequence genome includes a window with the following:
- the LOC122629458 gene encoding uncharacterized protein LOC122629458 — MIDDEEQEELRCTGSDVEIEEYTDTEESPYVGAYRASSDKLFDKSRATWQKFTFLITLFTVVTSVTVLVIGFPLYLESISAVSNAYTGLLFSALGSACILGFVYFVIEKVSPPPPLVPNSMRIRIPRCILIKISTLYAFSGVLVALSLDQNRVLCHLQDPIKGITLLFSLVYYFFFSRKMMSLQRIFASTTIIVGLFISVDYGLCDEFRCRGREVSAHTATMRGSWGVRAVWTFVYVGALAAFAMFFTMLERHYTTGQQNICQLLTTQPSSFLYTVSRLVSSRDIRRRGSEEEGGRLLHVTDPDPTIKPKNYPKPPILQTLFHIHAIAFFAILTLCWLDTLPGIGRGLSPVDLYRIVEHGLSCHFKAIDSCSNVYSHAWICLLAYVVFVISSINFLSMCESAVFTVAAATVSLPLSGIWWSIYKMNVGANGGFIVWSPGVTGELICALLGLPVVLLGLGLLVRSHFRDNQAYYQTIQPPDIQHEPSCHR, encoded by the exons ATGATAGACGACGAAGAGCAAGAGGAGCTCCGTTGTACCGGAAGTGATGTAGAAATTGAAGAATACACCGATACGGAAGAATCACCGTACGTCGGCGCTTATCGTGCCAGTTCCGATAAGCTATTCGACAAAAGTAGAGCGACCTGGCAAAAATTCACCTTTCTAATCACTCTATTTACCGTGGTTACATCCGTAACAGTTCTTGTTATCGGTTTTCCACTTTATCTCGAAAGCATCAGTGCCGTATCCAACGCTTACACTG GTCTTCTCTTCAGTGCACTTGGGTCTGCTTGTATTCTTGGATTCGTCTATTTTGTTATCGAAAAAGTCTCTCCGCCTCCACCTTTGGTACCAAACTCGATGAGAATAAGGATACCACGTTGCATCCTAATCAAAATAAGCACGCTGTATGCTTTTTCTGGCGTTCTTGTTGCTCTATCTCTCGATCAAAATCGAGTTCTGTGTCATCTTCAAGATCCGATCAAGGGCATCACTCTACTTTTCTCATTGGtttactatttcttcttctctcgcaaAA TGATGAGCCTTCAACGGATATTCGCAAGTACGACGATAATAGTAGGCCTGTTTATAAGTGTCGACTATGGTCTTTGCGATGAATTTCGTTGTAGAGGAAGAGAAGTGTCTGCACATACAGCGACGATGAGAGGATCCTGGGGCGTCAGAGCTGTCTGGACCTTTGTTTATGTCGGTGCACTGGCCGCTTTCGCTATGTTCTTCACTATGCTCGAGCGTCATTATACTACCGGG CAACAAAATATTTGTCAATTATTGACAACTCAGCCAAGTTCTTTCCTCTATACCGTCTCTCGCTTGGTCTCCTCGCGTGACATACGACGAAGAGGATCGGAAGAGGAGGGTGGTAGATTGTTGCACGTCACGGACCCAGATCCAACGATAAAGCCGAAGAATTATCCGAAACCACCCATACTTCAGACCCTTTTCCACATACATGCCATCGCATTTTTTGCGATTCTTACGCTCTGTTGGTTGGACACATTGCCTGGTATCGGTAGG GGTCTATCGCCAGTCGATTTATATCGCATCGTCGAACACGGTTTATCCTGTCACTTCAAAGCAATCGACTCTTGCTCGAATGTATACAGCCACGCATGGATTTGTCTATTAGCTTACGTAGTCTTCGTCATCTCGTCTATAAACTTTCTTTCGATGTGTGAAAGTGCTGTATTTACCGTAGCTGCGGCTACagtttctcttcctttatctgGAATTTGGTGGAGCATTTACAAAATGAACGTCGGTGCTAACGGCG GTTTCATTGTATGGTCACCTGGAGTAACTGGCGAATTAATTTGCGCTTTACTCGGTCTTCCGGTTGTACTCCTTGGCTTGGGCTTACTCGTCAGGTCTCACTTCAGGGATAATCAAGCTTATTATCAAACTATACAACCACCTGACATACAACACGAGCCATCATGCCATAGATGA